In Diaphorobacter ruginosibacter, the genomic stretch CGCCGTCGGTGATGTCGTCCTGCATGCTGAGGCCCCATTGTCCGAAGCTGGCTTCCCAGAACTTGCGGCCATAGCCGGTGGAGCCGCGGAAGTTCATCTGCAGCACCGCATAGCCGCGATTGGCGAGGAACTGCACCTCGGGGTTGAAGCCCCAGCTGTCGCGTGCCCAGGGGCCGCCGTGCGGGTTGATGACGACGGGCAGCTTCTCGCCCGGGCTGCGGCCCGGGGGCAGCGTGAGATAGCCGTGGATCGTCAGGCCGTCGCGGCTCGGGTACTGAATAGGCTGCATGTGCGCCATGTCGGCTTCCGCGATCGCGGGGTTCATTTCGCCGAGCAGCGTGAGCGCATCGCGCCGGGCATCGTACAGGTAGCGCCTGCCGGGCGTGCGGTCGTTCACCGCCGCGACGATGAACACGTTCTCGTCCTTGTCGCTGGCCTGCAGGTGGATCTCGTAGCCGGGCAGCTGGCGCGCGAGCTGGGCATGGACCATGCGCGTCGTCTCGTCGAAGAAATGCAGGTGCAGCCTGTCCGTCTGGTAGCTGGCCGCGGTCAGCACCTTGCGCTTGTGCGAGTAGCCCACGCCGTCCAGGTCCACCTCGTCGTTGGCGTAGACGACCTGTTCGTCGTCGGGGCGTGCGGGGTCGATGCGCACGAAGGCCATCTTGTCACGGCCGCGTGCGCTGTACAGGTACAGGCCCTGGTTGTCGAAATCGAAGAACGCAGGGCCGACATTCACGCGGAAATCGGTTTCGATGATGGGGCGGAATGCCTCCGACTCACTGTCGCGGTACAGCACCACGCTCATCAGGCCATCGCTCGCGACGGCCGCCCGCAGCCTGCCGTCGTGGTCCGTCTGCCAGCCGATGATGTTGCCGGGATTCTCGGCCACGCGCTCGGAAGCTCCGGTATGGATGTTCACGCGGTAGACGTCGAACACCTCCGGATTGCGCTGGTTGTGGCCGACGAGCACATGGTCCGCGTCATCTTCCAGGTCGTCCTCGATGCTGGCCCGCACCTTGTCCCATGGCGTGAGGTCCCGCACCTCGCCCGTGCGCACGTTTGCCGCGAGCACATGGAAATTCTCGTCGCCGCCGAAGTCCTTGGAGAACAGCACCACGTCGTTCCCCTTGAAGACGTAGCCCGCCAGATCGCGCTCGGTTTCGTGCGTGAGCTGCCGGGGCTCGCCCACCAGCTTTTCTCCGTCAAGCGGCTGCACGAACAGGTTCATGCGCCGCGCCGCACCCGCAGGCTGCATGAAGCCAAGCGTCCTGCCATCATCGGACAGGCGGTAGTAGCCGCGCTCGGGGTTCTTGAAGAAGTCGCGCAGCGGGTACTGGCGTGGAGTCTGCGGGGTGTTGCTCATGTTCGGTGTCCTTGTGTCCTGTTGCGCGTGCAGCACGCGCCGTCAATGAGCTTAAATGAGTGCGGCAAAGGCCCTTTGCAAGACCGGAGCACCTGTCGGGACATGAAAAAACCCACGCTTTCCCGCACTTCCCTTCGTCACGCGACCCATGGGACTCCATATTCCACGAAGAACCAAAAAAAAGCGGCCCGGAGGCCGCTTCGATTGATGTTGCCGGGCAACGATCAGGGATAGAGACCGCGCATCTCGCGTGCATGGAGGATGCGCTTGCAGGCCACGATGAACGTGGCGGTGCGCAGCGACACCTTGTGCTCCTGCGCCACGGCCCAGACGCCTGCGAAGGCTTCCTGCATGATGCGCACCAGGCGGGCGTTGATCTCGTCCTCGGTCCAGAAGAAGCTCGAGAAGTCCTGCACCCATTCGAAGTACGACACGGTCACGCCGCCGGCGTTGGCGATCACGTCGGGCAGCACGAGCACGCCCTTGTCGTTGAGGATGTCGTCGGCCTCCGGCGTGGTCGGGCCGTTCGCGCCTTCGATGACCAGCTTGGCCTTGATCTTGCCGGCGTTGTCCTTGGTGATCTGGCCTTCGAGCGCTGCGGGAATCAGGATGTCGCAGTCCACGCCCCAGAAGGCGTCGCTTTCCATCTTCTCGGCGCCCGTGAAGCCGCCCACGCCGCCATGCTTGGCCACGTGTTCGAGCAGCGCGTTCACATCCAGGCCCTTGGCATTGTGGATGGTGCCGGTGTGGTCCTGCACGGCCACCACGTGCGCGCCGGCGTCGGCGAACAGCTTGCCGGCCGTACCGCCCACGTTGCCGAAGCCCTGCACGGCCACCTTGGCGCCCTGGATGCTCAGGCCCGAGAGCTTGGCGGCCTCGATGCCGACCGTGAACACGCCACGGCCCGTGGCTTCCACACGGCCGAGCGAGCCGCCCAGGTCCACCGGCTTGCCGGTGACCACGCCGGTCGACGTGGCGCCGGTGTTCATGGAGTAGGTGTCCATCAT encodes the following:
- a CDS encoding S9 family peptidase — translated: MSNTPQTPRQYPLRDFFKNPERGYYRLSDDGRTLGFMQPAGAARRMNLFVQPLDGEKLVGEPRQLTHETERDLAGYVFKGNDVVLFSKDFGGDENFHVLAANVRTGEVRDLTPWDKVRASIEDDLEDDADHVLVGHNQRNPEVFDVYRVNIHTGASERVAENPGNIIGWQTDHDGRLRAAVASDGLMSVVLYRDSESEAFRPIIETDFRVNVGPAFFDFDNQGLYLYSARGRDKMAFVRIDPARPDDEQVVYANDEVDLDGVGYSHKRKVLTAASYQTDRLHLHFFDETTRMVHAQLARQLPGYEIHLQASDKDENVFIVAAVNDRTPGRRYLYDARRDALTLLGEMNPAIAEADMAHMQPIQYPSRDGLTIHGYLTLPPGRSPGEKLPVVINPHGGPWARDSWGFNPEVQFLANRGYAVLQMNFRGSTGYGRKFWEASFGQWGLSMQDDITDGVQWLIDQGIADPARIAIYGASYGGYATLAGVTLTPDLYAAAVDYVGVSNLFTFLGTIPPYWKPMLDKMQAMVGDPVKDKARLEATSPALLADRIQTPLFVAQGAQDPRVNKAESDQMVAALKARGVEVEYMVKDNEGHGFHNDENKFEFYEAMERFLALHLKQ
- a CDS encoding Glu/Leu/Phe/Val family dehydrogenase; translation: MSKSKDTSVASHPLPSYLNADHLGPWGIYLQQVDRVTPYLGSLARWVETLKRPKRILVVDVPIELDNGTIAHYEGYRVQHNLSRGPGKGGVRFHQDVTLSEVMALSAWMSIKNAAVNVPYGGAKGGIRVDPRTLSRAELERLTRRYTSEIGMMIGPSKDIPAPDVNTNGQIMAWMMDTYSMNTGATSTGVVTGKPVDLGGSLGRVEATGRGVFTVGIEAAKLSGLSIQGAKVAVQGFGNVGGTAGKLFADAGAHVVAVQDHTGTIHNAKGLDVNALLEHVAKHGGVGGFTGAEKMESDAFWGVDCDILIPAALEGQITKDNAGKIKAKLVIEGANGPTTPEADDILNDKGVLVLPDVIANAGGVTVSYFEWVQDFSSFFWTEDEINARLVRIMQEAFAGVWAVAQEHKVSLRTATFIVACKRILHAREMRGLYP